In Acidimicrobiales bacterium, the sequence GAACCCTCAGCATGTTGTTCAGACGTCGTCTTGTGCGTCCCGCGTCCTTTGAGTCGAAGGCGTTGGCCTTCGCTTTTGCCCCCCCCCCCCGGTAGATCCAGGGGCGCGATCCGCGGGGTCTGAGCGCCCCTGGCGGACGCGCGCCGGCGCCGGCCTGGTCGCCGCGCTCACCGCTCTGGTCCTGCTCCCGCTGGCGGTCACGTCACCAGCTGCCGCTGCTGCACCGGCCCCGGCCGTCGCCCCTGCCGCGGACGACACGCCGCACATCGAAGGTGCGCCCCGGGTGGCCCAAGAGCTCGACCTGCAACTGGTCGAGGGTGGAGGCCAGTTGCGCCTCCGTGGTTCCGAGGAGCCGTACCAGATCGAGAACCCGACCTCGATCACCGGCACCATCGACGCCCCCGACCCCGACACCGGCGGCGGCACCGGAGCGATCACCGCAGGGACGTTCACCACCCCGCAGGTGAGCATCGTCCAGTCCATCACCAGCCCGTTGGTGGCCGATGTCTACATCGACGCCGACTTCACCCAGACCATCCCCCAGAACCTCACTGGCACCGTCGATGAGAACGGCGTGGCCTCGGTGCGCATGGCCCTCACCGTCGACCTGCACGTCGATGTGGGTCGTGACCCGCTGATCCTCGACACCGACTGCACCGCCGGGCCCATCGACATCACCCTCTCCTCGATGGAGCCCTATGACCCGGTCACCGGTGAGGTCACGTTGGCTGACGGCAACTTCTCCATCCCCGATGCCGGCGGCCCCGACTGTGAGCCCAATGTGAAAGGGGCCATCAACGACCAGCTCGCCGGCCCCGGGCACGCCATCTCCCTGACGATGCAGGGCGACATCCCGTTGCCGCAGACCCAGAAGGACCCCACGCTCACCACCCTGGCTGTCGCACCCGAGGGCGGCGCTCAGGCGGGGGGTCCGGTGGACATGACCGCCACCGTGGCCCGAGGACCCGACGCGGTGTCGACCGAGGACCCGAGCGGTTTCGTGGACTTCCGTGCTGATGGGGAGATCTTGGGCACGGTGCCGGTGGCGCCGGATGGCACCGCGGTGTTCACCACCAGCGATCTGCCGGCTGGGACCCACGCTCTGACCGCCCGCTACGGCAGCGATGAGGTCTTCGGGTCCAGCACCTCGACGCCGGCAGCGTTCACGGTGTGGTCGAACCCGGCGCTCACCTGGGACCTGCCGGAGTTCGTGCAGCTGTTCGCGACTCCCACGGACTTCACCGTCGCCGCGTTGAACACCGGCTTCGGTGAGGACCTGGTCAACGTCCGCCTCGATGTGACCATCCAACGCGCCCAGGGCAACGGGCCCATCGGCCCGGTCAGTGGTTCCCCCCGCATCACCCTCGATCGCCTCGAGGGCCCCGCCGCCACCCCCGTGCCGCTCACCTTCACTGGGTCGGGGGTGAACCAGCGACTCGCCGGGTCGATCGGCGCCGGCACCGGCGTTCCCCTGGCTGAGGGAGCGTCGCTGACCGAAGCGTTGCGCCTGGGCTTCCCGAACGTGGGCACCGTGTCGCCCACGGCCTGCGGGGCCACCAACCGGCTCTGCCCCGGGCCGCTGCGCATCACCTTCACCCTGGTGCGCGTCGATCCCGGCACCGGGGCCGTCCAGGCCACCTTGGCCTCCTCCGCCGGTGACACGCTCATGACCGAGGCCACCCGGCGGACCAGCACCATCACCGCCGGCAACGCCGGCTTCCCACCGGTCATCCCGGCCACGCCGGCCGTCACGCCCCACACCGTGCGGGCCGGGAACAACATCAAGCTCAACGCGTTCAACGTGAACCCCGTGACGGCCGGCGTTTCCCCGTCGGGCACGGTGTCGTTCTTCATCGACAGTCAGCCGGTCGGCGTGTTGCCGTCCTTGGCGCCTCTGTCAGCGGGGTACCGGTTGGCCGTGCCGTGCTGTGTGAACAACAGCTACTCGATCCCGGTACCACCGACCACGACGCCAGGAACGCACAAGCTGACGGTGCGGTACTCGGGCAACTCGTTGCTCCAGCCGAGCTTCGCCGACTTCTCCTTCGAGGTCGCCCACCCGGTCGCGCCGGTCTATGAGTGTGAGCGCATCGGCCTGAACTTCGCCTATGTGGGGCGGGCCAACGTGGTGGCCAGCGCCTCGGTGCCCTCGGTTGCAGTGGCTGGCAAGGAGGTGACGCTGGTCCGTCCGGAGCTGCGGTTGCTGTTGGACCGCGGGCCCAGCATTCCCGGCTCCGGCATTGACGAGGTGTTCAGCATGTTCACCGAGTTGGAGGTGGTCTATGGCACGGGTGGCACTTCCAGCGCGGGGAGCGTGACCCGGACCAACAACACCCGCATGGACGCCGCGGGGGATCCGGATCAGGTGGCACAGTTCAACGGCCTGTCCATGGCGGTGACCCCGGAGGGGGAGCCTGGTGAGGTGGTGCCGATCACCATCGAGTCGTTCAAGGTCCACTTCGACGGCCCCGGCATGACCATGATCTGCAACCCCGTCGGTGACCCGATCACCCTGGGCCAGGTCACCGTGGCCGGCACCACCTTGTCGGTGTCACCGACCGGGACCGTGCGCGCCGGCACCCAGGTCACCCTCGATGCGGTGACTGCCCCGGCGCCGGGAGGCTTCGTGGAGTTCCTGGACGGGGCCACCACCATCGGCGTGGTCGACGTGAATGATCGGGGTGAGGCGTCGATGACCACCGCCGACCTTCCGGTCGGTGAGCGGTCCTTGACGGCCCGCTACCTGGGTGGGTTGACCGTGCCGGTCACCACGTCCGGGGCGGTGCCGTTGACGGTGATCGACGCCTTCGACTGCGCGGCGTTCACTCAGGCGGGCAACGCCGCGGTGGTGCGCCTCGTCTACCTGGAGCTGCTCGGGCGGTGCCCGGATCAGATCGGGTTCGATCACTGGACCGGTCGCCTGAACGGTGGGGCCTCCGCATCGAGCTTCGCGAGGTCGATCTCGGCCACCGACGAAGCGGTGGGTCGTGTCGTCGATGACGCCTACGAAACCATGCTGGGCCGCCCCGCCGACCCCTCGGGTCGAGCCTTCTGGATCGATCGTCTCCAGGCCAGCGGTCGCTATGACCAGTTGCTGGCCGATCTGGCCGCGTCGCCGGAGTTCTGGTCCAAGGCCGGAGCCACCAACACCGGGTTCGTGACCCGGGTCTATGACCGGCTCCTGGGCCGGACCCCCGACACCGCCGGCCTGAACCACTGGGTCGGCCGCCTCGACACCGGCACGTCACGCCGGGCGTTGGTGCTCACCCTGGCCAACCTGGACGAGCCGTTGGGTCGCCTGGTGGACGACGCCTACGACGAGATCCTGGGCCGGGCCCCGTTCGCGGCCGAACGCACCGACGGGATCACCTACCTGCGGGCGACCGGGTCCCGGTCGGGGCTGTATGCGCAGTTGATCGGCACCACCGAGTTCCACACCCGGGCCCAGGGTCACCCCAACCCCGAGGACTGACCTCGTAGGTCGCGGGCCCGCCCACCGGACAACCGGGGTGGGCGGGCCCGCCCGAGCGGTGTGCCCAACCTGCCCGGGCCGCCGCCGCGTCGAACGCCCGCGCCACCCCCCAGGCGCGGGCGTTCGTCGCGCTCCGCCGCAGAGATCCGCCTCGCGCAGTTTTGGCAAGGTTGGGGCTGACAAGGTGGCGATCGGCACGTCGACGCCCGGCAGGTGTTCGCGAAGCGTGCCATCCGTGTTGTCACTACATAGGGGGGAACCCTCAGCATGTTGTTCAGACGTCGTCTTGCGCGCGCGCCGTTCCGGGAGCCACGAGGCTTTGCCGCCACGTGTGCTCCCCTCTCATCAGGGGATCGGCCCGCTCGGCCTGGAGGCAGGGTGGGGTCGTCGCCGACCCGGTGGGCGGCTGCCCTGGTCGCCGCCCTCACCGCCCTGGTGCTCCTCCCGCTGGCGTCCCCGTCGCCGGTTGCGGGTGCTGCCCCTCTCACGGGCGGTGCGCCCACTGCTCCCGCGGGCCAGCCTCGGGTGGCTCAGGATCTCGACCTGCAGCTGGTCGAAGGAGGCGGGCAGCTCTCCCTGCGAGGCTCCGAGGAGCCGTACCAGATCCAGAACCCGACCTCGATCACCGGGACCATCGACGCCCCGGATCCGGACACCGGTGGCGGCACCGGGGCGATCACGGCGGGGACGTTCACGACGCCTCGGGTGAGCATCGTTCAGCCCATCGTCACCCCGGTGGTGGCGGATGTGTACATCGACGCCGACTTCACCCAGGCCGCGCCCCAGAACCTGACCGGGACGGTGGATGAGAGCGGCGTGGTGTCGGTGCGGATGGCCCTGACGGTGGACCTGCACGTCGAGGTCGGTCGGCCGAACCCGATCATCGTCGCTGACTGCATCGCCGGGCCCATCGACATCACGCTCTCCTCGATCGAGCCCTATGACCCGGTCACCGGTGAGATCACCCTGGCCGATGGCAACTTCTCCATCCCCAACGTGGATGGCCCCTCCTGTGAGAGCAACGTGAAGAGCGCGGTCAACGAGCAGCTCGGCGGGCCCGGGCACGCCATCTCCCTGACCATGCACGGTGACATCCCGCTCCCGCAGACCCTCAAGGACCCCACCGTCACGGCCCTGGCCGTGACCCCCGAGGGTGGGCTCCAGGCCGGCGGGGCGGTGACCATGACCGCCACCGTGGCCCGAGGTCCCGACGCCATCTCGACGGAGGACCCGACCGGGTTCGTGGACTTCCGCGACGGCAACCAGATCCTGGGCACCGTGCCCATTGCCCCTGACGGCACCGCCACCTTCACCACCAGCGACCTCTCGGCCGGGACCCACACCCTCACCGCCCGCTACGGCGGAGACGAGATCTTCGGGTCCAGCACCTCCGCACCAGCCGCGTTCACGGTGTGGTCCAACCCGGCGCTCACCTGGGACCTCCCACAGTTCGTGCAGATCGCCGGGGCTCCCACCGACTTCACCGTCGCCGCGTTGAACACCGGCTTCGGTGAGGACCTGGCCAATGTCCGCCTCGACGTCGCCATCCAACGCGCCCAAGGCACCGGGCCCATCGGGCCGCTCTCCAACGGTGACCAGCGCATCACCCTCGACCGCGTCGAGGGCCTCACCGCCACCCCCGTGCCACTCACCTTCACCGGCTCCTCGTCGAACCAGCGACTGTCCGGGTCGATCGGCGCCGGCACCGGCGTCCCCCTGACCGAGAGAGCTTCATTGACCGAGGCGCTACGCCTCGGCCTCCCCGCCGTGGGCACCGTGTCGGCCACCGCCTGCGGGGCGACCAACCGACTCTGCCCCGGCCCGCTGCGCATCACCTTCACCCTGGTGCGCGTCGACCCCGGCACCGGCGCCATCCAGGCCACCCTCGCCTCCTCCGCCGGTCAGACCCTCATGACCGAAGCCACCCGCCGGGCCTCCACCATCACCGCCGGCAACGCCGGCATCCCCAACCCCAACCCCGCCCTCCCTCCCATCGTGCCGCCGACGCCGGCCATCGCACCCCACACGGTGCGAGCCGGGAACAACGTCAAGCTCAACGCACTGGTCGTGAAGCCCCCGACCAGCCTGAACCTGGCCGGCGTTACCCCGACGGGCACGGTGTCGTTCCTCATCGATGGCCAACCGGTGGGTGTGTTGCCGGCCAAGGCCCCCGTGTCTGCGGGATACCAGTTGGCGGTGCCGTACGGCAGCAACAACTCGTACTCGATCCCGGTGCCGGCCACCACCAACGTGGGGACGCACACTGTGACGTTGCGGTACTCGGGCGATTCGTTGTTCCAGCCCAACCTGGCCAGCTACCCGTTCGAGGTCACCCACCGGCTCGCCCCGGTCTACGAGTGCGAACGACCGGGCCTGGGCTTCACGTATGTGGGCCGGGCCAACGTGGTGGCCAGCGCCTCGGTGCCCTCGGTGGTGGCCGCCGGTGACGAGGTGACGATGGCCCACCCGGAGCTGCGTCTGTTGCTGGACCGCGGTCCCAGCACCGGCGGCGGCTCGGGCCTCGATGAGGTGATCAACAACTTCACCGGCTTGGAGATCGCCTACAGCACGGGCGGCACGTCCTCGGCCACGGGAGTGGTCCGCACCAACACCACTCGCATGGACGCGGCCGGCGATCCCGACCAGGTGGTCGAGTTCCAAGGCCTCGCCATGATCATCCAGCCCGAGGGGGAGCCTGGTGAGGTGGTGCCGATCACCATCGAGTCGTTCAAGGTCCACTTCGACGGCATCGGCCTGACCATGATCTGCAACCCGGTCGGTGACCCGGTCACCCTGGGCCAGGTCACCGTGGCCGGCACCACGTTGTCGGTGGCGCCGACGGGGACTGTGCGCGCCGGTACCCAGGTCACCCTCGACGCGGTGACCGGGCCGGTGAGCTCGTCGGGCGGGGTGGTCGAGTTCCTCGATGGGACCACCACCATCGGTGTGGCCAACGTGAACGATCGGGGTGAGGCCTCGATGACCACCACCGGACTCCCGGTGGGTGAGCGGTCCTTGACCGCCCGCTACCTGGGTGGGCTGACGGTGCCGATCACCACCTCGGAGGCCGTGCCGCTCACCGTGATCGACACCTTCGACTGTGCGGCGTTCACCCAGGCGGGCAACGCCGCGGTGGTGCGCCTGGTGTATCTGGAGCTGCTGGGGCGGTGCCCGGATCAGGCCGGGTTCGATCACTGGGCCGGCCGCCTCGATGGTGGGGCCTCGGCCTCGACGTTCGCCAGGTCGATCTCGGCCACTGACGAAGCCGTCGGGCGTGTCGTCGATGACGCCTACCAGACCATGCTGGGCCGCCCCGCCGATCCCTCGGGTCGAGCCTTCTGGGTCGATCGTCTCCAGGCCAGCGGTCGCTACGACCAGTTGCTGGCCGATCTGGCCGCGTCGCCGGAGTTCTGGACCAAGGCCGGCGCCACCAACACCGGGTTCGTGACCCGGGTCTATGACCGGCTCCTGGGCCGGGCCCCCGACACCGCGGGCCTGAACCACTGGGTCGGCCGCCTCGACGCCGGGACGTCCCGGCGGGCGTTGGTGCTCACCCTGGCCAACCTGGACGAGCCGTTGGGTCGCCTGGTGGTCGACGCCTACGACGAGATCCTGGGCCGGGCCCCGTTCGCGGCCGAACGCACCGACGGGATCGCCTACCTGCGGGCGACCGGTTCGCGCTCAGGGCTCTACGCCCAGCTCATCGGCACCACCGAGTTCCACACCCGGGCCCAGAGCTACCCCAACCCCGAGGACTGACCGCCCCCGAGGTCAGCTGATCGCGGGCCGCCCACCGTCACCCGGTGGGCGGCCTGCCGTCGGTGGCCCCGCTGACGGGCTCAGAACGCTGGCGCCGGGCTCAGTAGCGCTCGCGGCGGACCTTGACCCGGCGGCCCCGGAGGGTCGTGTTCTGGAGGCCGTCGATGACCTCGTCGACCTTGCCCGAGGGCACCTCGACCAGGGAGAAGCGCTCCTGGATGTCGATGTGGCCGATGTCGCGGCCGGTCAGGCTGGTCTCGCCGGCGATGGCCCCGACCAGGTCACCGGGCCGGACCCGGCCCTCGCGGCCCGCCCCCACGAACAGGCGGGTCATGCCCTCCGCCGGCCCCGACTGGGTGCGGGCCGTCCGCTCCCGGGGCCCGGGGCCCCGCTCGGCGGCGCCGCCGGCCCGGGCCGGGCGACCGTGCTCGCGACCGTCGCCACCCCGGTCCCCGGGCCGGTCCGGGCGGGCCGGCCGGTCCTCGCGGAGGGTGACCCGCGGGATGTCCTGCTCGTCGTCGCCCCCGGCCCCGGCGGTGGCCTCGTGGGCCATCTTCACCGCGGCCAGGGCGATCTCCATCAGGTCGTGCTCGTCGCTGAGGGACTCGACCACCACCCGCACGTGGTCCAGGTCGTCGTCGGCCAGCAGGTCCTCCAGGGCGTCACGGGTGAGCTGCAGGCGCCGGGTGCGGAGGTCGGCGACGGTCGGCACCTGGGCCGAGGCGATGGCCTGCTTGGTGGCCCGCTCGATGGTCTTGAGCATCCGGTGCTCCCGGGGGTCGACCAGGGTGATGGCCACCCCCTCCCGGCCGGCCCGGCCCACCCGCCCGATGCGGTGCACGTAGGCCTCGGGCGCCGAGGGCACGTCGTAGTTGACCACGTGGGTGAGCTGGTCCACGTCCAGGCCCCGGGCGGCCACGTCGGTGGCCACCAGCAGGTCGGCGGTGCCGCCCCGCAGGCGGTTCATCACCCGGTCGCGCTGCTCCTGGCCCATGCCCCCGTGGAGGGCCTCGGCCCGGTAGCCCCGCCCGTTCAGGGTCTCGGTGAGCTGGTCGACCTCGGCCCGGGTCCGGCAGAAGACGAGGGCCGCGGTCGGGGCCTCGACGTCCAGGATGCGGCCCAGGGCGGTGGCCTTGTGGGGCCGGCGGACCAGGTAGGCCACCTGGCGGACCCGGGGGGCCTGGCCCGGTGCCGTGGCCTCCCGGCCCATCTCCAGGCGGACGGGGTCGCGGAGGTGGCGGCGGGCGATGGCCCCGATGCGGGGGGGCATGGTGGCCGAGAACAGGACGGTCTGGCGCCCGTCGGGGGCCCGGTCGAGGATGGACTCGATGTCCTCGGCGAAGCCCATGTCGAGCATCTCGTCGGCCTCGTCCAGCACCACGGTGGCCAGGGCGTCGAGCCGCAGGGAGCCCCGCTCGAGGTGGTCGATGGCCCGGCCCGGGGTGGCCACCACCACGTCCACGCCGTCATGCAGGGCTCGGAGCTGGCGGAAGATGGGCTGGCCCCCGTAGATGGGCAGCACCCGGGCCCCGAGGGCCCGCCCGTAGCGGTGGACGGCCTCGGACACCTGCACGGCCAGCTCCCGGGTGGGCACCAGGACCAGGGCGGAGGGGGCCGGCCCACGGTCGCCGCCGCCCAGGCGCTGGAGGAGGGGAAGGGCGAAGGCCGCCGTCTTGCCGGTGCCGGTGGCGGCCTGGCCCAACAGGTCCCGGCCGCCGATCACCGGAGGGATGGCCTCGCGCTGGATGGGCGTCGGCTCCTCGTAGCCCAGACCGGCCAGGGTCTCGATCAGCTCGGGTCGGAGGCCCAGGTCGGTGAAGGCCGGCCCGGCGTCCTCCCCCGGGTCGGACGGGGCCCCGGCGTGAGCGTCGGGCTCAGCTCGGGCCGTCCCGTCGGCCGAGGCCTCGGGCGGGATCGTCTCACCGGCCGGGGGCTCGGGCGGGGCCTCGGGCGGCATCGTCTCGTCGGCGTCGGGCGCGCCGGTGGCGTCGGGGGTGTCGATCGTTCGCTCCTCGGGGCGGGCGCGGCCACCAGGCCGGGCCCAGGGCTCTCACCGGCGGTGAGGGGGCGCTCCAGCGTACGGCCCGTGGCCCTCCGACCACCCGATCGGCGGTGGGCGGGGGCGCGCCGGGCACACTGGTCGGGTGGTGGTGGCGCGCGTCAGTGTGGTCGAGGTCCTCATCATCGGCGCGCTGCTGGTGGTGGTGCTGGCCGCGGGAACCATCGCCGTCCGGAACCGGCGCCCGCCGCCCTGACGGCCCGGGCTGCCGGGGGGTCGGCGTTCAGCCGGCGACGCGCTCGAAGATCAGGATGGTGTTGCCGCCCTCCTGGAACGCCTGGGCCAGGCGCCAGCCCTCGGCCCCGCGCTTGTTGAGGGTCGAGGACAGCGAGCGCATGTTGATGCTGCCCTTGTTGACGTCGGTGTCGTACTCGTACCTCGGCATGGCGCACCCGATCATCCGTGAGGCGGTGAAGGGAGCGGACAGTACCCGGCGCGCCACGGCCGGGCCGGCCGTCGGCGGGGCCCTCGCCGGCCGCTCCGCTCGGCGGCCCGCCCGAGCCGCCCGGGCCGGGGTCGCGTGCCCTCGCCGGCGCCGGGATCGTCACCCGATCGACACATGGGTGGGGGTGTGCGAGCCTGGGCCCGGGTCGCGGGCGGCGACGAGGACAGGAGACGGAGCGTGCGTGCACGACGACGGATGGCGGTGGCCGGCGCCCTGGCGGTCCTGGCCGCCACCGCGCCCACGCCGGCCGGCGGCGCCCCCACCGGGCCCGCCCCGCGGGTGGTCGAGGCCACCACCACCCCCACCCCCACCGGGGAGCTGCGCTCCCAGACCATCACCCTCACCGACGGGCGGGCCCGGGCCGGGGCCCCCGCCGCGGGCTGGACCACCGAGGTGGACGTGGCCCCGGGCACCCAGATGGTCGGCGTCTCGTGGCGGGGCCCGGCCGATGTCGAGGTCGAGATCCGGGGCCGGTCCGGCTCCGGCCCGTGGACCGACTGGGCCGGCCTCCACGCCGACCTCCCCGACGCCGAGGGCACCGGCCGTCTCGGCGCCGGCCCGGCCTGGCTGGGCCGCGCCGGGGTCGACACCGTCGCCGTCCGCGTCGTGCACGGCGAGCCCACCGACCTGCAGCTGGAGGCCATGGCCCACGAGGGCTCCGCCGGCACGGCCCGGGCCGCCCTCGACGTGGCGGCCACGCCGGCCGGGGGGCCGCCCATCCACACCCGGGCCGAGTGGGCGCCCGGCGGCTGGCAGGGGTGGCGCTCGGGCTGCACGGCGGCGCCGGCGGTGATGGACCAGCTCCGCTTCGC encodes:
- a CDS encoding Ig-like domain repeat protein, which translates into the protein MAQELDLQLVEGGGQLRLRGSEEPYQIENPTSITGTIDAPDPDTGGGTGAITAGTFTTPQVSIVQSITSPLVADVYIDADFTQTIPQNLTGTVDENGVASVRMALTVDLHVDVGRDPLILDTDCTAGPIDITLSSMEPYDPVTGEVTLADGNFSIPDAGGPDCEPNVKGAINDQLAGPGHAISLTMQGDIPLPQTQKDPTLTTLAVAPEGGAQAGGPVDMTATVARGPDAVSTEDPSGFVDFRADGEILGTVPVAPDGTAVFTTSDLPAGTHALTARYGSDEVFGSSTSTPAAFTVWSNPALTWDLPEFVQLFATPTDFTVAALNTGFGEDLVNVRLDVTIQRAQGNGPIGPVSGSPRITLDRLEGPAATPVPLTFTGSGVNQRLAGSIGAGTGVPLAEGASLTEALRLGFPNVGTVSPTACGATNRLCPGPLRITFTLVRVDPGTGAVQATLASSAGDTLMTEATRRTSTITAGNAGFPPVIPATPAVTPHTVRAGNNIKLNAFNVNPVTAGVSPSGTVSFFIDSQPVGVLPSLAPLSAGYRLAVPCCVNNSYSIPVPPTTTPGTHKLTVRYSGNSLLQPSFADFSFEVAHPVAPVYECERIGLNFAYVGRANVVASASVPSVAVAGKEVTLVRPELRLLLDRGPSIPGSGIDEVFSMFTELEVVYGTGGTSSAGSVTRTNNTRMDAAGDPDQVAQFNGLSMAVTPEGEPGEVVPITIESFKVHFDGPGMTMICNPVGDPITLGQVTVAGTTLSVSPTGTVRAGTQVTLDAVTAPAPGGFVEFLDGATTIGVVDVNDRGEASMTTADLPVGERSLTARYLGGLTVPVTTSGAVPLTVIDAFDCAAFTQAGNAAVVRLVYLELLGRCPDQIGFDHWTGRLNGGASASSFARSISATDEAVGRVVDDAYETMLGRPADPSGRAFWIDRLQASGRYDQLLADLAASPEFWSKAGATNTGFVTRVYDRLLGRTPDTAGLNHWVGRLDTGTSRRALVLTLANLDEPLGRLVDDAYDEILGRAPFAAERTDGITYLRATGSRSGLYAQLIGTTEFHTRAQGHPNPED
- a CDS encoding Ig-like domain repeat protein, which encodes MAQDLDLQLVEGGGQLSLRGSEEPYQIQNPTSITGTIDAPDPDTGGGTGAITAGTFTTPRVSIVQPIVTPVVADVYIDADFTQAAPQNLTGTVDESGVVSVRMALTVDLHVEVGRPNPIIVADCIAGPIDITLSSIEPYDPVTGEITLADGNFSIPNVDGPSCESNVKSAVNEQLGGPGHAISLTMHGDIPLPQTLKDPTVTALAVTPEGGLQAGGAVTMTATVARGPDAISTEDPTGFVDFRDGNQILGTVPIAPDGTATFTTSDLSAGTHTLTARYGGDEIFGSSTSAPAAFTVWSNPALTWDLPQFVQIAGAPTDFTVAALNTGFGEDLANVRLDVAIQRAQGTGPIGPLSNGDQRITLDRVEGLTATPVPLTFTGSSSNQRLSGSIGAGTGVPLTERASLTEALRLGLPAVGTVSATACGATNRLCPGPLRITFTLVRVDPGTGAIQATLASSAGQTLMTEATRRASTITAGNAGIPNPNPALPPIVPPTPAIAPHTVRAGNNVKLNALVVKPPTSLNLAGVTPTGTVSFLIDGQPVGVLPAKAPVSAGYQLAVPYGSNNSYSIPVPATTNVGTHTVTLRYSGDSLFQPNLASYPFEVTHRLAPVYECERPGLGFTYVGRANVVASASVPSVVAAGDEVTMAHPELRLLLDRGPSTGGGSGLDEVINNFTGLEIAYSTGGTSSATGVVRTNTTRMDAAGDPDQVVEFQGLAMIIQPEGEPGEVVPITIESFKVHFDGIGLTMICNPVGDPVTLGQVTVAGTTLSVAPTGTVRAGTQVTLDAVTGPVSSSGGVVEFLDGTTTIGVANVNDRGEASMTTTGLPVGERSLTARYLGGLTVPITTSEAVPLTVIDTFDCAAFTQAGNAAVVRLVYLELLGRCPDQAGFDHWAGRLDGGASASTFARSISATDEAVGRVVDDAYQTMLGRPADPSGRAFWVDRLQASGRYDQLLADLAASPEFWTKAGATNTGFVTRVYDRLLGRAPDTAGLNHWVGRLDAGTSRRALVLTLANLDEPLGRLVVDAYDEILGRAPFAAERTDGIAYLRATGSRSGLYAQLIGTTEFHTRAQSYPNPED
- a CDS encoding DEAD/DEAH box helicase; this encodes MPPEAPPEPPAGETIPPEASADGTARAEPDAHAGAPSDPGEDAGPAFTDLGLRPELIETLAGLGYEEPTPIQREAIPPVIGGRDLLGQAATGTGKTAAFALPLLQRLGGGDRGPAPSALVLVPTRELAVQVSEAVHRYGRALGARVLPIYGGQPIFRQLRALHDGVDVVVATPGRAIDHLERGSLRLDALATVVLDEADEMLDMGFAEDIESILDRAPDGRQTVLFSATMPPRIGAIARRHLRDPVRLEMGREATAPGQAPRVRQVAYLVRRPHKATALGRILDVEAPTAALVFCRTRAEVDQLTETLNGRGYRAEALHGGMGQEQRDRVMNRLRGGTADLLVATDVAARGLDVDQLTHVVNYDVPSAPEAYVHRIGRVGRAGREGVAITLVDPREHRMLKTIERATKQAIASAQVPTVADLRTRRLQLTRDALEDLLADDDLDHVRVVVESLSDEHDLMEIALAAVKMAHEATAGAGGDDEQDIPRVTLREDRPARPDRPGDRGGDGREHGRPARAGGAAERGPGPRERTARTQSGPAEGMTRLFVGAGREGRVRPGDLVGAIAGETSLTGRDIGHIDIQERFSLVEVPSGKVDEVIDGLQNTTLRGRRVKVRRERY